The DNA region TTTGGCACACTCTTTATGTGCTAAATCTGAACACACCCCGCTGACACCGCCTAGTAGGCCTAAAAGGTCATAAGTGGCTTAACTTCCGCTTGGTTATGCCAAGTGTTCTTGGCGTAAGGTATTCTGACTTGTCTATGGACTCCGCCTCTCCGACCTCCTGGGACATCATCCGGTACGCCGCTGATCCCTTAAGCACCGCCCGCGAGTGGTCAGAACTCCCGGAAGATGATCGCCGCCGCCGCGCCGTCCAGGCGGCTCAGGCTTACGACCTGCCGCCGCTCTGGTCACTGACCCAGGCACATCTCACCCTGTTCGGCAGAGCTGGCGCTTCGGCGTCCAACCGTACGCTCAGGACGTACAAGCAGGGCATAGCAAGGTACCTGGACTTTGCCCAAAGCCGCGCCGTCAGTCTGTTGCGCCCTTCCAGAGACAGTGGTGCGCTCTATATACGTACCCTCGAAGCCGAAGGGCTGGCCCCCAGTACGGTACAGGTCCACCTCGCCGCTGCCCGCGCCCTTTATAAGGCCCTGCGCTGGGCAGGAGTCACGGACCGTGATCCCTTAAGTGATCTCAAACCGGCTCCTGAGAAAACGGCGCCCTGGGATAAGAGACAGCCTTACCGTGAAGACGAACTGCGCCGCTTGCTGCAATTTGCTTCCCTGCGGGACCGTGTGCTGATTCTCCTATGCGCCCATGGTGGCCTGCGTATCTCGGAAGCGGTAGCCCTGCACTGGGAGGATGTCCAGCTGGCGGCCGGCCAGCTCACGGTGACAGGCAAAGGTGGAAAGGTCAGACAGGTTCGCCTTAGCAAAAGCCTGAAAGGCGAACTCCTGCCGCTCAGGGATCAAGCCCAGCCTGGAGATCAGGAGCCTGTCATCGGTGCCTCTCAGACTGCTGCCAGAGAGCG from Deinococcus sp. Marseille-Q6407 includes:
- a CDS encoding tyrosine-type recombinase/integrase translates to MDSASPTSWDIIRYAADPLSTAREWSELPEDDRRRRAVQAAQAYDLPPLWSLTQAHLTLFGRAGASASNRTLRTYKQGIARYLDFAQSRAVSLLRPSRDSGALYIRTLEAEGLAPSTVQVHLAAARALYKALRWAGVTDRDPLSDLKPAPEKTAPWDKRQPYREDELRRLLQFASLRDRVLILLCAHGGLRISEAVALHWEDVQLAAGQLTVTGKGGKVRQVRLSKSLKGELLPLRDQAQPGDQEPVIGASQTAARERLRKLCQESGVRYLGWHAMRHYAGTRLTRQTGNLEHAARHLGHSSLETTRIYAKWADSALDEALEGW